The following proteins are co-located in the Acropora palmata chromosome 11, jaAcrPala1.3, whole genome shotgun sequence genome:
- the LOC141898027 gene encoding patatin-like phospholipase domain-containing protein 4 isoform X1 gives MSDVQDLNLTFSGCGFLGLYHLGVISSLRDNAPALLKRVKCYGGASAGGFAAMALLLDLSISDTSEFVVRIVKRANQLTLGTLHPSFDVVGTLRRTFERIVPENAHKLVNGKLHISLTRVCDMQNVVVSEFASKEELIEVLLATSFVPLWSGVLPMPFRGKYYVDGGITDNLPQHFSGVTITVSPFSGQCDICPKDGSSNDAHIDFMNTSVQVTLQNLYRASKALFPPQQDTLFKMCVNGYRDTLTFLRAHYPDMLKKRVALPPPPLPLQYIPETLSTSESVFSSWEEESLSSSGSSEIDTDEEGESNLVLTLYQTSDTMTEAELWSCYFIRRIFWVVKLAAKPCVISLQKIYDLVNNMLRFVPKVEKTGNSFLDQLLSTLYMVIHTYQDKHRVQCEQHQLETGLN, from the exons ATGTCTGATGTTCAAGATTTGAACTTAACGTTTTCTGGTTGCGGGTTTTTGGGCCTTTATCATCTCGGAGTCATTTCATCTTTGAGAGACAATGCCCCAGCGTTGCTGAAACGAGTTAAATGTTATGGCGGGGCCAGTGCAGGAGGATTTGCTGCTATGGCTTTGCTTTTAGATTTAAGCATAAGTGATACTAGCGAGTTTGTTGTGCGAATTGTCAAGCGAGCAAATCAGCTCACCTTAGGAACGCTTCACCCAAGCTTTGATGTCGTTGGAACATTGCGGAGAACTTTCGAAAGGATTGTACCAGAAAACGCTCATAAACTTGTAAACGGAAAACTACACATTTCATTAACACGAGTTTGTGACATGCAAAACGTAGTTGTGTCAGAATTCGCTTCGAAAGAAGAATTAATCGAG GTATTACTTGCAACATCCTTTGTGCCTCTTTGGTCTGGAGTTCTGCCTATGCCTTTCAGAGGAAAG taTTATGTGGATGGTGGCATTACAGACAACCTTCCTCAGCACTTCAGTGGAGTAACAATTACCGTTTCACCGTTCAGTGGTCAGTGTGACATTTGTCCCAAGGATGGGTCGTCCAATGATGCCCATATTGACTTTATGAACACAAGTGTGCAAGTTACCCTGCAGAACTTATATCGGGCATCCAAAGCACTGTTTCCCCCTCAGCAAGATACACTGTTTAAGATGTGTGTGAATGGCTACAGAGACACCCTGACATTTTTGAGAGCCCATT ATCCTGATATGCTGAAGAAGCGAGTAGCccttcctcctcctcctctgCCGCTACAGTATATCCCTGAGACTTTGTCAACGTCAGAAAGTGTATTTAGCAGCTGGGAAGAAGAGTCGCTGAGCAGTTCAGGAAGTTCAGAGATTGATACTGATGAAGAAGGAGAATCCAACCTTGTGCTAA CTCTTTATCAAACCAGTGACACTATGACAGAGGCTGAACTTTGGTCATGTTACTTTATACGAAGAATTTTCTGGGTGGTCAAGCTAGCAGCCAAACCGTGTGTGATTTCTCTACAGAAAATCTATGACCTTGTCAACAA TATGCTACGGTTTGTGCCAAAAGTGGAAAAGACTGGAAATAGTTTCCTGGATCAGCTTCTGTCCACGCTTTACATGGTGATCCACACATATCAAGATAAACATAGAGTACAGTGTGAGCAACATCAACTCGAGACAGGTTTGAACTGA
- the LOC141898027 gene encoding patatin-like phospholipase domain-containing protein 4 isoform X2 translates to MSDVQDLNLTFSGCGFLGLYHLGVISSLRDNAPALLKRVKCYGGASAGGFAAMALLLDLSISDTSEFVVRIVKRANQLTLGTLHPSFDVVGTLRRTFERIVPENAHKLVNGKLHISLTRVCDMQNVVVSEFASKEELIEVLLATSFVPLWSGVLPMPFRGKYYVDGGITDNLPQHFSGVTITVSPFSGQCDICPKDGSSNDAHIDFMNTSVQVTLQNLYRASKALFPPQQDTLFKMCVNGYRDTLTFLRAHYPDMLKKRVALPPPPLPLQYIPETLSTSESVFSSWEEESLSSSGSSEIDTDEEGESNLVLICYGLCQKWKRLEIVSWISFCPRFTW, encoded by the exons ATGTCTGATGTTCAAGATTTGAACTTAACGTTTTCTGGTTGCGGGTTTTTGGGCCTTTATCATCTCGGAGTCATTTCATCTTTGAGAGACAATGCCCCAGCGTTGCTGAAACGAGTTAAATGTTATGGCGGGGCCAGTGCAGGAGGATTTGCTGCTATGGCTTTGCTTTTAGATTTAAGCATAAGTGATACTAGCGAGTTTGTTGTGCGAATTGTCAAGCGAGCAAATCAGCTCACCTTAGGAACGCTTCACCCAAGCTTTGATGTCGTTGGAACATTGCGGAGAACTTTCGAAAGGATTGTACCAGAAAACGCTCATAAACTTGTAAACGGAAAACTACACATTTCATTAACACGAGTTTGTGACATGCAAAACGTAGTTGTGTCAGAATTCGCTTCGAAAGAAGAATTAATCGAG GTATTACTTGCAACATCCTTTGTGCCTCTTTGGTCTGGAGTTCTGCCTATGCCTTTCAGAGGAAAG taTTATGTGGATGGTGGCATTACAGACAACCTTCCTCAGCACTTCAGTGGAGTAACAATTACCGTTTCACCGTTCAGTGGTCAGTGTGACATTTGTCCCAAGGATGGGTCGTCCAATGATGCCCATATTGACTTTATGAACACAAGTGTGCAAGTTACCCTGCAGAACTTATATCGGGCATCCAAAGCACTGTTTCCCCCTCAGCAAGATACACTGTTTAAGATGTGTGTGAATGGCTACAGAGACACCCTGACATTTTTGAGAGCCCATT ATCCTGATATGCTGAAGAAGCGAGTAGCccttcctcctcctcctctgCCGCTACAGTATATCCCTGAGACTTTGTCAACGTCAGAAAGTGTATTTAGCAGCTGGGAAGAAGAGTCGCTGAGCAGTTCAGGAAGTTCAGAGATTGATACTGATGAAGAAGGAGAATCCAACCTTGTGCTAA TATGCTACGGTTTGTGCCAAAAGTGGAAAAGACTGGAAATAGTTTCCTGGATCAGCTTCTGTCCACGCTTTACATGGTGA
- the LOC141898028 gene encoding LOW QUALITY PROTEIN: epididymal secretory glutathione peroxidase-like (The sequence of the model RefSeq protein was modified relative to this genomic sequence to represent the inferred CDS: substituted 1 base at 1 genomic stop codon), protein MDFRSILAVVCLVLGSIDASERRKSHSSCRKDPSGSFHDFATKDLNGRMVSMTELSGHVVLAVNVATFUGYTLQYYDLNALQEELFKPKGSTKDSCGLRIIGFPCNQFGFQEPAANKYELINGLXYVRPGHGFEPNFPLMEKRDVNGEKEDEIYTFLKSRCPTPDGFIDDIKAISWSPVRSNDINWNFEKVLIDHEGQPVTRYTAPYGPKEIRGDILKLIQACQSKKK, encoded by the exons ATGGATTTTAGATCCATCTTAGCCGTCGTTTGTCTGGTTTTAGGCAGCATAGATGCCTCTGAGAGACGTAAATCACATTCCTCTTGCCGAAAAGATCCGTCGGGGTCTTTTCACGATTTCGCAACTAAAGATTTAAACGGAAGAATGGTGTCCATGACGGAGCTTAGCGGTCATGTTGTCTTGGCGGTGAACGTCGCCACCTTTTGAGGTTACACGTTACAATACTACGACTTGAATGCATTACAAGAAGAACTTTTCAAACCAAAAGGAAGTACGAAGGATTCATGTGGGCTGCGAATTATCGGCTTTCCTTGTAACCAGTTCGGGTTTCAAGAACCAGCCGCAAACAAATACGAACTTATTAATGGCTTGTAATACGTTCGCCCTGGTCATGGCTTTGAGccaaattttcctttgatgGAAAAACGTGATGTAAATGGTGAAAAGGAAGACgaaatttacacatttttgaAG tcGCGTTGCCCCACACCAGACGGTTTCATTGATGACATTAAGGCAATTAGCTGGTCGCCCGTGCGGAGCAACGATATCAATTGGAATTTCGAAAAGGTGCTGATTGATCACGAGGGACAACCCGTGACCCGCTACACAGCGCCATATGGACCGAAGGAAATCCGAGGCGACATCTTAAAACTTATTCAGGCCTgtcaaagcaaaaagaaatag